One stretch of Candidatus Reconcilbacillus cellulovorans DNA includes these proteins:
- a CDS encoding 8-amino-7-oxononanoate synthase, with translation MNAKVGENAVDVRAWMREELERLEARTALRHPVAVKAVGGGFVERGGRRLLNLASNDYLGLAQPGEYGRLSDMAGEAEEDWGVGATASRLIVGTDPETEAFERDFAAYKGTESCLLFGSGYAANVGLISALAGRNDFVFGDRLNHASIVDGAILSRARYIRYPHRDMNRLEDLLKKTPPGKRKLIVTDAVFSMDGSIAPLADLVTLKERYGALLMVDEAHSGGVFGEEGRGLAHALGLADKIDVQMGTFGKAFGCYGAYAAGDATVIRYVLNKARSFIYSTAPPPFLVRCIRRQWERVRQADDRRAQLLEKAARFRSELKRRGFDTGESECHIVPVILGDNARAVRVARRLEDLGVCAVAIRPPTVPEGTARLRCSPMAIHAWEDLARAVEAIALAAESAGCGGEPERRAEAGTDGEGGA, from the coding sequence ATGAACGCGAAGGTCGGCGAAAACGCGGTTGACGTGCGCGCCTGGATGCGGGAGGAACTCGAGCGGCTGGAGGCCCGCACGGCGTTGCGGCATCCCGTCGCGGTAAAAGCGGTCGGCGGCGGGTTCGTCGAACGCGGCGGAAGGCGGCTTTTGAACCTCGCGTCGAACGATTATCTCGGCCTGGCGCAGCCGGGCGAATACGGGCGGTTGTCGGACATGGCCGGCGAGGCGGAGGAAGACTGGGGCGTCGGCGCGACGGCGTCGCGGCTCATCGTCGGCACCGATCCGGAGACGGAAGCGTTCGAGCGCGATTTCGCCGCTTATAAAGGAACGGAGAGCTGCCTGTTGTTCGGCAGCGGCTATGCGGCCAACGTCGGCCTCATCTCGGCGCTCGCCGGGCGAAACGACTTCGTCTTCGGCGACCGGCTCAACCACGCGAGCATCGTCGACGGGGCGATTCTCAGCCGTGCGCGGTATATTCGCTATCCGCACCGCGACATGAACCGTCTGGAAGATTTGCTCAAGAAAACGCCGCCGGGCAAACGGAAGCTCATCGTGACCGACGCCGTGTTCAGCATGGACGGCAGTATCGCGCCGCTGGCCGATCTGGTGACGCTCAAGGAGCGTTACGGCGCGCTGCTGATGGTCGACGAGGCGCACAGCGGCGGGGTGTTCGGCGAAGAAGGCCGGGGGCTGGCGCACGCGCTCGGGCTTGCGGACAAAATCGACGTGCAGATGGGGACGTTCGGCAAGGCGTTCGGCTGTTACGGCGCGTACGCGGCCGGCGACGCGACCGTGATCCGCTACGTGCTGAACAAGGCGAGAAGTTTTATTTATTCGACCGCGCCGCCGCCGTTTCTCGTGCGCTGTATTCGTCGACAGTGGGAGCGGGTGCGGCAAGCCGACGACCGACGCGCGCAATTGCTGGAAAAGGCCGCCCGGTTCCGCTCCGAGCTGAAAAGGCGCGGGTTCGACACCGGCGAGAGCGAATGCCACATCGTCCCGGTCATCCTCGGCGACAACGCGCGTGCTGTGCGGGTCGCCCGCCGGCTGGAGGATCTCGGCGTCTGCGCGGTGGCGATCCGGCCGCCGACGGTGCCGGAGGGCACGGCGCGTCTCCGGTGTTCGCCGATGGCGATTCACGCGTGGGAGGATCTTGCGCGCGCGGTGGAGGCGATCGCCTTGGCGGCGGAAAGCGCGGGATGCGGCGGGGAACCAGAACGTCGGGCGGAAGCGGGGACGGACGGAGAAGGCGGGGCGTAA
- a CDS encoding biotin synthase BioB gives MIELRSRWDVYAEKALRGELLTMEEALSVLRADDDDILPIMQAAFRVRKAFYGKKVKLNLIINAKSGLCPEDCGYCSQSIVSRAPVAKYPLLDKEVLIEGARKALELKAGTYCIVCSGRGPTDRELEQVIEAVREIKATMPLKICACLGILKPGQAERLKEAGVDRYNHNLNTSRAHYANITTTHTYDDRVATVEAVKRAGISPCSGVIVGMGETDEEIVETAYALRELDADSIPVNFLVPIPGTPLEGRNDLTPMKCLKVLAMFRFICPSKEIRISGGREYHLRSLQALGLYAANSVFVGDYLTTKGQSAEEDHRMIEDLGFEIELCALS, from the coding sequence ATGATCGAATTGCGCAGCCGGTGGGACGTCTACGCGGAAAAGGCGCTTCGCGGCGAGCTTCTGACGATGGAAGAAGCGTTGTCGGTGCTGCGTGCGGACGACGACGACATTTTGCCGATCATGCAGGCGGCGTTTCGCGTGCGCAAGGCGTTTTACGGAAAGAAAGTAAAACTCAACCTGATCATCAACGCCAAAAGCGGCCTTTGCCCGGAAGACTGCGGCTACTGTTCGCAGTCGATCGTCTCGCGCGCGCCGGTGGCGAAATATCCACTGCTCGACAAGGAAGTGCTGATCGAAGGGGCGCGCAAGGCGCTTGAGCTGAAAGCCGGCACGTATTGCATCGTCTGCAGCGGGCGCGGGCCGACCGACCGCGAGCTGGAGCAGGTGATCGAGGCGGTGCGGGAAATCAAGGCGACGATGCCGCTCAAAATCTGCGCCTGTCTCGGCATTCTGAAGCCCGGCCAGGCGGAGCGGCTGAAGGAAGCCGGCGTCGACCGGTACAACCATAACCTGAACACGAGCCGCGCTCATTACGCGAACATCACGACCACCCATACATACGACGACCGCGTCGCGACGGTGGAAGCGGTCAAACGCGCCGGCATTTCGCCGTGTTCCGGCGTCATCGTCGGCATGGGCGAGACGGACGAGGAAATCGTGGAGACGGCGTATGCCTTGCGGGAGCTGGACGCGGACTCGATTCCGGTCAATTTTCTCGTCCCGATTCCCGGCACGCCGCTCGAAGGGCGCAACGACCTGACGCCGATGAAATGTCTGAAAGTTCTGGCAATGTTTCGTTTCATCTGCCCGTCGAAGGAAATCCGCATTTCCGGTGGGCGCGAGTATCACTTGCGGTCGCTGCAGGCGCTCGGGCTGTACGCGGCTAATTCGGTGTTCGTCGGCGACTATCTCACGACGAAAGGCCAGTCGGCCGAGGAGGATCACCGGATGATCGAGGACCTCGGCTTCGAGATCGAGCTTTGCGCGCTGTCATAA
- a CDS encoding dethiobiotin synthase, producing MTDRKARALFITGTDTDVGKTAVTGGLAAALRLQGLSAPVRCWKPVQTGHPPGSPQTDSARLARIAGMPEGRNGAFATVTLPDPVAPWMAAERAKTAIDWDALVAEGRRLLAEGTTILIEGAGGLAVPVTADRLIVHLAQALGVPLLIVARARLGTVNHTVLSVHYARSLGLEVAGIVLNGAKPGEERERAENVRMIETFAGIPVVGVLDWMPEPDAAAQEAEWERFRETWARHAAERLDWRRLGEYLFDDDKQEMIIDRCGGIAP from the coding sequence ATGACGGACCGCAAAGCACGGGCGTTGTTCATCACCGGCACCGACACCGACGTCGGCAAGACCGCGGTGACCGGCGGGCTGGCGGCCGCACTCCGGCTTCAGGGGCTCTCAGCGCCTGTTCGTTGCTGGAAACCGGTGCAGACCGGCCATCCGCCGGGTTCGCCGCAGACGGACAGCGCCAGACTGGCGCGGATCGCCGGGATGCCCGAAGGGCGCAACGGCGCGTTCGCAACGGTGACGCTGCCGGATCCGGTAGCGCCGTGGATGGCAGCCGAGCGGGCGAAGACGGCGATCGACTGGGACGCGCTCGTCGCCGAAGGCCGCCGGCTGCTCGCGGAAGGGACGACGATCTTGATCGAGGGCGCAGGCGGGCTGGCCGTGCCGGTGACGGCGGACCGGCTGATCGTCCATCTGGCACAGGCGCTCGGCGTGCCGCTCCTGATCGTCGCGCGCGCACGGCTCGGCACGGTCAACCATACGGTGCTGAGCGTCCATTACGCGCGGTCGCTCGGCCTGGAAGTGGCGGGCATCGTGCTGAACGGCGCAAAGCCGGGCGAGGAGCGCGAACGGGCGGAGAACGTCCGGATGATCGAGACGTTCGCCGGCATTCCGGTCGTCGGCGTGCTGGACTGGATGCCGGAACCGGACGCCGCGGCTCAAGAGGCCGAGTGGGAGCGTTTTCGTGAGACGTGGGCGCGCCACGCGGCCGAAAGGTTGGACTGGAGGCGGCTCGGCGAGTATCTTTTCGACGACGACAAGCAAGAGATGATCATTGACCGATGCGGAGGGATCGCGCCATGA